Sequence from the Numida meleagris isolate 19003 breed g44 Domestic line chromosome 2, NumMel1.0, whole genome shotgun sequence genome:
CTTGCAATGCCTGAGCGCATGTATGACACGTGTGGGTGACAAAGCCCTTGTGGAGTACACCTGGATATACCAAGGCATGTTCTCTAAACAAAGATCCATTGATGCACAGCTGGGTGTTCTGGGTGTGAGGTCTTGGTGCAGTGCTTGCACTGTGCATGTAAGCCTGTGTGCTGGGTTGCCTGCAGAAAAAAGCTATGAATATGGATGGCAGCACACAGGTGTCTTAGGAGCAAAGCCCTCAACATGTTGCCATAATACATCTGTGGAGAGAGATCTGGCTGCCAGCTCCAGAGCTACCTTCAAACAGAAGCCTGTGTTGTCAGTTCAGGTAGGTGGATTTCTGTGGGATCTGGAGGGTTACACCACAGGCTGCACTTCTGTGATTTGTGTCTGGAGAAAAGACGGTTGGGCTCAGAGGGCAGCACTGGGTGCCTCTCAGTAGGCAGTCCCTACTGATGGAGGGACAGCAGTGGGCTGTGGCAGGACACCAGGAGAACGCACCTTGTCAGGGCAAAGATCTGACTGCAGCTCACATAGACACATGTTTAAAGGTGAGACATAATTAAACCAAATAACCCACTGCTTTTGACAGCTATGTGATTGTCTGAAAGTCAGTATGAGCTAGTCGCAGTCCATTTTGTGATCTTGGAGGGGATGAGCTGCAAACATCTCCCTTTAACAGATGTTCACAGCAAAGGACCAAGCCCATGTGACAAGTACTCTAAGAGACTGGTATGTCTTACTTTGGGAAACTGGAGACCTTGGATTTCAGGGCAAGTGAGAGCAGATCCTAAAGCAGTTTTGGAATATTTCTGGAGACTCCCCTTCCCTCAGAGTTCAGCTGAAAGAAGCTACCGCTGGGTCTCAGCaacctcctctgctctgcttggcATAGACAGTGGGGCTTGCTTTGCAGGGTCAGGTGCAGGTGAGCCCACTTGGTTATGATCTTACAAAGAAAGGGGGGCAGAAAGCCAACCAGCCTGTCTGGTGGGTACCAGGGCAGGGCTACACTTCTTGGAGACAGTGGAAATGTGCTCAGCAGAAGGATTCTGTCTCAGCACATTTTTGCTCCAGTTTGAGAAAAAATCCCTTTGCAAAAGGTCAGGTGAGAACTGAAGAAGTATGAGTGAGAGCTGTCAGAAAACACATGGATCTCAGGAGGGAAATGTCAGGGCACAAGGTTGCTAGGTGaggcagggagagaaagggcagcaagcactgcagctggcaCAAGAGCAGAGGTGGGGAAACAATGACCTCCAGAAAGGGCTCAGCCGGCTCATCCATGTGGCCTCAGGCTGGAGCCTGCTTTTAGCTAGGCAATGGCCTGAAGGCACAAGTGATTACCGGAGCGGCGTATCTGGTGTATCATTAAATTGACTGGCTTattaactgcatttaaaaacaatcttCCATCTTTATTTGCTAAAACCCATAAATGGTAAATGATGGAAAAAGTAGACCTTCAAAAACCAGCTGCAAATGATTAGACAAAACAATAAAGCCAGTTCCTTGCACGCCGTCTCTTCTGTTTGCATGGCCATGAGAAATGCCTGACTTACTGTTAATATGCAGACGTTATTTTCATAACAGTCCCTCTGTAAATTATCAGACAGCAAAGCTGAGCTTTGCCCTGCTTAATGTACATCAAGTGAACTAATACAGGAAGCACGCACTGTGTGGTCTGCCTGCCGTCTTGATAAGAGCAGAGGAAATTAAGGGTGTGAGCGGATTGTTTGCCAGGACATCAGAAGGTTGCACAAGGAACACACAGTCCAAACACTGGAAATAGGAGGATCTGACAGGGATCTCTCCATTTATGATGATGCTCCTTGGGGACATACTGTGCTGCAGGGATTACTTAACAAAATCCAGACGTTGCTTCTGTATGGAGCATCATGTTCTGTTGTTTTGCTAGCCCAGGAGAGCTTAGAGAGCAGCCTGCTGTGTAATGGCAGGGTGATGGGTTGGTACAAACGACAGGATGTGCTAATTCCTTTATTTTAGCCCTTTGACAGAAGGCTACTGGCAAAGTGCCTCCGGCTTTGGTTCTTGCAGCCTTTGCTGCCTGCACAGACTTTCACAGTGTTGGGGAATGATCAGCAGGCTCCCCAGCAtgcaggctctgtgctgctctctgcctgcccACCCTCTCTCCTCTGGCTGCTGGTCAAGGTGCTGCAGCCtccccatgctgctgctttcattaaGAGCTGTTTGCTTGCACTTGTGTGTGATTAGAAAGCTCATGTGTGGAAATGGCAGGCTGAGGCTGTAGCAGAGACTGGGAACTAAATGTGCTTATCAGGCAGCTCAGGAGTTGAGGAGgcttctgcttctctgccttATGCTGTGACTCACTGggcaaactgaaaatagaaggGTCAAGACAGCttggagggaggaggagggaacaGATGAGAAGCTTTACCTGCACAGTATGGTAGAGAATGCAGACCTAACCATCAGGAGAGCATGCATTAATCAAAATTAATTCACTGATTATCAGTCGgactgaaaaatgttatttcttttgctaCAATTGCAGATAAAATGTTGTTAGGCTAAAAGGGGTTTCACTGAAAGATACGTTTAAGATAGGTAAGGctagaagaagaggaagaaatagggTGAATGTGAAGAAACTAATAAGGCTGTTGAACAGGGAGGTCAACAAGTGGGAAATACAGTCTCTGATGTCCAAGGCATATTTTATTTGCACTAAGTAATATATCAGCGTGTCCTTTGGAAAGGTGATGGCAACCAACGTCTGCAGGTGAAATCCCAGACAGCCCCAGCGTGCATGCTCTGTGATTTGTGGggatggggaaagggaaaagacaaatgGTGGAGAAAAGATACGCACAAGGACAGACTGTCCTCAGCCTCACTGGAAGGTTCCAGGGCTGTCCCTCACTGCTCCCGGCTGGAGGCTGCATCACTGGCATTTTCCATGggaacagcacaaagcacatctcctctgctcttctgaTGCTTCTGTTCCTGTGCCAAAGGCTGAGGGTGTTAAAACATTATAAGGAACTGAATCCCCAAAATGTTTCTAATGAGTCTTAAATTTTCTGGTATGTGACTTCTTAATAGTAACAGAATAGTTTTATGctcagcatttccagaaaaGCCCTGTTTGGTACAGAGCCTCCGTTCCAAAAGGTTTCAGCCTTCAGAGCTCTCAATGCCAGAAAATCTCTAAATAACTGAAAGATTTAACAAGATGAAATCGATGTGGCAGCATCAGCTGCAACAGTGTTACCAGCTTTGCTGCAAATGCTAAATCTCCAACCTGTTTCCTATCCCAGCAAGCATTAGTATGATCCTTGagggcttttctttctcctaacCCTGGGTAATGCCATGACTCATCCTTTCTCACACTGTCAAAGCACGTTCAGTTCTGCGGGAATGATGCACAGTGTGACCGAATGCTTGTTGCAGCTCTGTTTGCTGTCAGGTCACTCATCCTCTGGACAAGATTTAGCAGCACTTGCACACATGCACCAACGTGTGCAGCATGTTTGAAGAACTCTATTCCCATACAGCTACATGGGGGAAACAAGCCAAACcggttctgttttttttttttttccagatggaTTTTCTGTCCTGTTGTGTTAACAAAACACAGGCACAGAGATAGGACTCAGCAACATCTGCAGGAGCCAGTATTCTCAGCTCCTCCAGTGATCTTCACTGTAAAACTTAAAATGTCACATCTCCTCCATGAacaaattttaaactaaaaattgCACTGAAAAGGTCAGGACAGCTTGACTCTCTGCCGCCCGCATACTGATAACCTGAAAGCAATGAAAGCAAGTAGCAGCAAACAAAATTCCTCTCAGCTAGGAAAGAGTGATAAGCAGTCTATCTGGAATGACTaatgagcagcagctggaataactaatgagcagcagcagcttcagctctTCTCCACAGTCCAGTCCTTGTGAGCTATCAGCAAGGACGAGGGTCCCTCTCCATCAAGTTCTTACTGACTTTAAGGAGCACACAGCTTCTCATCATTCTCCtcaccttttcctcttccacacTACTTTTATCTGCTTCTCCCCTAAAATTACAACCTTAATTTTTTAAGAATTGGGTGCAATATGCTTCTGCACGTCTTATATATAGCTGCCAACAAAATGTAAGAAGCATCCCAAAACCTGCTTCATTACATTCTATGTACTTATGTGCTTGTGACAAAGTCTTATCTGTCCTTTTTAATGCTAGCATTTGGTCACTGCACTTGCATTGCTTAGATAGGCAGttctcattattttcagaagaaattttacttCTGATGCTGCTGTCAGCCACAGTAATTGTTGCAAACTCAGCTGAACCTTCCAAATatattctgatttatttatatcGTGGAAGTCTGAACTGAGTCACAGACCACAAAATGTTGTATCAAGGAAACGAGCAAAGCTATTACAACATACTTGGTACTGTGCAGAAGCTTTTTGATTCAGCGTGCGCTAAGTCTGAAAATACAAACTGCATTATCAGACTGGTGAGTTGCAACTGCCAACTGAACTAACTGAACCAGAGAGACTTGCTGGACTAGAAAGAGACTTTTCACAAAATCTATGATTGGCTCAGGCCTAGAATTTTATTCAATCCATTCAAAAAATAGACAGAACTATAAGGTGGCACATATCATCAGAGAGTACAAATGTCACATCTTTCTTTATACAGTTTCATTTAAATCCATAGATTAAGACAGTGAAAGAATTGCCCTGGgtgagaaaataattaaggGTCTCCAGGGAAAGAACAAGTCTTCAGGTAAGCATTTACACAAATGTATCTGATAAGCATAACTTTTTTCTATAatctataaaaatataaacaacatttcaaaatgtctttagGTAAGTATGTTAAGATCATCTGACCTGACATTAATGTCCTGACAGAGAATGGGGCCTGGCCACAACTGAAAATCTGTATGAGCGTCAAACAATACAatgtaatgaaagaaacaaaaccaatccAAAGGAACACAAGTATGACATTCCTCCTCTCATGAAttcctcatctttattttctatttttgttaaTAGGGCGATGACTAAGAGAAAAGTGGCAGCTCTCACAGACTAGTTGTAACTCTGGATCAagtataatttttctttcccagaaagTAATGTTACTGAGAAGTGTGCCATTATCCAACTGAGGGCACTCCAAAGCCATGTATATTTTACCTGTGCATTATTACTTCAATATAGACAGTAGCATGAGACAGGATGACAAGTGCAAATTACAAGGGCAGAATCTTGGTTTCCTGGATAGCAGAACTAGGCAGTAAAAGTACTttaaagacaaagagaaaacaaaatagaatatGAACTCATCTAAACGTTAAGGAGTGGGATAGAGGGTATTCCTGGCATAGCTGTCATAAATGCACCTTCTATTTTTTAGGGATGCAATCTGTTAAGCAACATACCTAATCACTGTTGCAAGGTCTTACTGTTTCAATACAATGTTTGAATGCACTGACTACACCGGTTACGGGTCTAATCAcataatttcactttttccaaTCCTAAATTTATACTGGAACAGCTTCCCAATCAGCTGTGCATTTGTATAGCAGAGCACTTGATACTGTAATTAACTAGCACATATGCCAACAACAGCTGATATTTTCCAGTGAAGTGATCTGcaactgagaaacaaaaccaaagggTCAGGTTTGAGATAAAGGCTGGACATTTTGAACTTTGGACAAAGTGACAGGTATCTTTGATTCTCCTGGTGCTGGCGCTTTTGTGACTGGGTTTGCGTGGGCTTTTATATCTGCTATCCTCTCTTTAAATCTTTGCTGGAGgtacttttcttctttggagTAACTTTTAGCAAAAGCAGCCATCAGCAGACATGCTGCCATGGCGGTTCCTCCAATGCAAAACAAGATTGCTCCTGACAGCTTGCATATATCAAGGGACCCATTAAACTGAATGGCACGAGTATCCACTACAACAAAATCATCTTTCCCAAGAGCTTCGATTTTCGGTGGCACAAGAAAACCCACTACAAGCACCATTAAACCAATCAGCATGAAAGCCGTCCCAGAGATGAGTCCgacctggaaaacagaaaatgtaacagTGAATATGACCTTTTAGTTTTTGATTAGTAAGTGGTTCTAGAGAGCCTTTAGCTTCAAAGTGTCTTGCAGATACAGTTCCTTGTTCTTAAGCCAACACTTTTCTTTTGAGTGGCTCTACTAGAACTAGAATATACAGAGGAACGTTCTGTTTACAATTCGTATTTATATAATTCAGTATCGACATTTCTGGAAACAACAGAATATGCATCTGTACTTCTGAAAAGCACCTAATGTCCAAAGGCCCCAACACAGGAAGAATTACAGTCTAACCCCAGCACTGCGTGACTAATTATTTCTTTAGCTTTAGGTGGTGGTTAGCACCAGCAGTTCTGTCCTTGCTAGTCTGTGTCATATTCACCACTTGTCATGCATGTTTGAGCAATATTTCTAGCACAATTCAACCGCAAGTGCAAAGTTTGATTCATAAAAGGATGGCCCTAGCAtcagagcagggctgcattAGGTAATCTCcacagatcccttccaacctcaggCACTCTCACATTCTCCAAGTTCCCTGATCTTCATGGAGAACTTATAGTTGGTtgtgttttttagtttttgtttttttttttttttaatgctcagaTCACATAGACCCAGGGTTATGCTGTTAACCTACCATTACCATTTGTAATTATCTGATGAACTTACACTTTTGAATTTGGAAACCCTGCCCATAACAAGACTTGGACGTTTCAGTGACAGCTCCTATGGACAGAGAAACCAGAGGATCCAAGAATTCCAGAACTCCCTTGGAAGCTGATGTATCTTGGTTTAAACAAGCAAGAAGTTCCGTGCTAAGACAGACTGCTATTCAGTCATCACAGTGAAAACTGAGCAACAAGGGTTTTCCGGATTAGTATCTAAAAACATTAGTTACACGTGAACACCTCAAGATCAGAGTTTCTCTCCCCACTAACCAGCAATGGGCAGTACCTTCCAGAATGCAGAGCTCCACCTGCTAGGTGATCTCTGGATCTGAAAATCATCCTCATACTCCCAAATTGTAGCTGTGCAGTCCTCATAAAACTGATGCAGGTAGGACCGAACTCCATAGCGTTGGTAACCTCCCTCGGTGCTGCCCTGCACGTGCTTGGACCCACAGATGTCAGCATAGGCGCTCATCCTTCCTGCCTGCAATGAGaggtttcatagaatcatagaactgctcaggttggaaaagaccttcaagatcatcaagtccaactgcaacctaatCATACTACACTAACTCGtacaacccactgctaaatcatgtccctgagcaccgcatccaaacagtttttaaacacattcagggatggtgactcaaccacctccctggggagcctgttccagtgattAACAACCCTtgctgtaaagaattttttcctgatatccaacctcaacctccccctggcgcaacttgaggccatttccccttgtcctgtcacctgtcaccagtgagaagagaccaaccccactctcactgcaatcacctttcaggtatttgaagagagcaagaaggtctcccctcagcctcctcttccccagactaaacagccccaattccttcagtctctcctcgtagggcatacTCTCTAAGCCCTTCATGCAAAGTGGATCTAGTTACTGACGTGGTAAGGGGAGCAAAGCTGGCTATGTATGTTCCAAGTGACATGAAGGAAAGCAGCCTTGGTAATGAGCCTGGTAGCGTTGCGTGCAGTGACTCAGCTCAAGGAAACCTGGGCACATCAGAGCCTAAAGGTGCTGCAGAAACATCCCTCACATAGGTAGAATGCCTGGTCCCCATCCTTCACACTTAGTGATGGTTTCTCTGGAgactgaagaaagcagaaactaTTAGATAGCCAGCATCTCTGAAGGGCTCATACTGCCTCTCAGGCAGACTCCAGCTTTACTAGTTAAGTGGAGTCTGCAGCCTTACAAACTTTCTAATTGCTGAGtaagcttttaaatgtttttgccTGAGCTTTTGAAATGAAGGACTTAGCACTGCTGTAACATTCACAGCCATGAGAAACACTGGCAAAGTAAGTCCTAGCTAGATTCAAACTGCACTTAAATacaaatagttaaaaataaaaaagatggaaTGCCACAATAGCACTGATCTGCTCACCAAGGGGTGAAATGCAAATACTAAATTTGTGGCAAATTGCTGCTCCTCTAGAGAATTCAATGCCCAGGCTCCTGCTGACTctaataaaaatctgaattctgTTAGGTATTTTCATAGCAGACAATGTTCCCTACTCTTTCCACTTCACTGAAGTTATCGTAACTCAGAAAATTTGTGTTTAAGTATGCAAATCCCAGACCTAAACTTGAACAAGTGTGACATACTGAATTCATTAAAGTAATTCCAGCCCCTAAAAAACTTGAGCAACAGGTCAGTGTTATTTAAGCTGACTTGCTTCTCTTTAAAGAGTTCAAAAAGTCTTAGCCCAAAGGGAACTGTTAATGAATACCTGAATCTGAATGTCACAACTCAATTTAGCAACTTCAGACAGCTACAACTGGTTCATCCGATTGCCACTGCAATTTTACTTGGAAGAAAGGATTCATGTGCTCATTGCAGCCAGGACCTTCCAATTTTGCAGACTCTGGTCCCTTTGCCCTTCAGGAATGGGCGAACTTGCTGAGTATGAGATGCTTGACTATGTAAGAACAAAATAGATACTTTTGCATTCAGTGTAAGCAGGAACCAGCACACGCCAGTGGGTAATGGCAACCAGCTGAAGCTCTTGCTTCTGAAACCAGTGCCGATATGACAATGATCTCCTAAACATACGGAATTTGGCTGCATTCTTGGTCAAGTGACAGAGGGCTTTGCTGTTTCCTCTTTATTGCTAGCAGTAATCTCAGCTGTTATTTACTTTGTACATTTAATATGCATTTAGCTTGGGATTTCATGATCTCAACCTCTTATAATGGCAAGCTTCTCTATTATGACTCATGGACAGGTTTCAAAGCTCTCACAGATGTGAGACCTCAGGAACAGGAGGCCCCATGCCTTTGAGCCTGAGGGCTGGCTTGCTCCCTGATAACAGTGCAGTGCTACTGCCCTCCGGAGCACACGCAGGGCACTGTCCTTGCCAGGAGAGGTGCATGGAAACCTTGGGACTGCAGGAAGGTCTTGCCTGCGTGGCACCAGCTGTCTGCTCTGCATCCAGGCTACCATGTGCACAAAGCTGCCAGGACAGCTCTCAGACAAGCTGCCCAACCACTGTTGAGGGCACGACACCATGAGAACATAACCTGAACACTCATGGGAAAACTggaaattattctgcttttcaagaCTGCTTGCTCTTTTGCCAAATAAGCCTTTTTATGTCCCCTGGGAGTCTCTcctgctgtttgtttcccaaccaaaaagggaaaaagaaagtcctctttttttcactgctaCCATTTCTTCAACAGCTAGCTAGGTGCCATCTTCTACATGGGAAGCACTAAAGAGAGAGCTCTGCCTATCcagtacatatatatttttctcaaagaagCAAATCTAAGCCAAAAACAGAACACCACCACCTTAAGGGAGAGTGGGGCAAGATCACCTATATGTAGATTTCTCCAATCTGGCAGGAGACATCACACAGTGAACAGGAGAGGAGGCATTGTTCCTAGGTCCAACTATCTTTGTAAGGTCAGGGCAGGGAAGGACCAGACAAGGGGGCATGCCAAAGCTTGCTTGCTTTGTTCCAGCTATCCCAAGGAGACAATTTGAGAGCCTCTTTCCTTCCAGACTtctagagaaaagaaatgtagagTAAGACAGACGAAACTGAACTAGGCAATTGTAGTTTGTCActattaatttaagaaaatacaatgTAATGTGACAGAAATCTGTACAAATATATTTCTCCTGGATTCATGGCACTGTATGTGTATCTGTCAAGAAACATACAGGGTGGTTTGGTGTTTCTAACAGCTGGATGAAGAATTAcctgcagaaaacacacagcCCATAACCACTTAAGTTATGCAGGTTCTTCTTTATCAATCTAAAATGCTAATTGGTGGTTTTGGTCAGGCATATGAGCAAAATGATAAATAAGAGCTTGGAAGGCtgaatacaaagcaaaacaaaagaatgatCTTTTGGTTGAAAGAGCTGCGATAGCATCAAGTAGCAtgaccttttaaaatgaaaagaaacaaaatagcaaaaaggACTAGATCTAGCCAGCATCATTAATTCTTTCTAAGCACTGCATCATATTAGTTCcacttcatgttttctttatgcTCTGACTCTTCCACTTGCAAGAAGAAATCTCCTACCTTTTGGAAAACCTAATTCCTTAGAGAGACGGGAAGAAGGCTTCCCAGCCCTACATGACTCACTGAAGCAGTCTGGCAATTGGGCCTAAGATGGTCTCTTCTCTCAGCTGCAGTGCAAACATAATGTTGTGATTCTTGCTACGTACTGATGAGGCGGGGGAACTGGAATAGAGTACGGTGGGAAAATCAGTTTTACTTAAATACAGAGGAAATGCATCTGCATCAATTTACGTTGGATGAATAAATACTGCAGTAGCTACGTCCTCTTGAGCGTTGGTGTCTATTTGCATGTCTCACCTCCATGACTGAGAAACTAAATGCTGAGATGTTGGGAAACTTGCTAGGGAGACAGAATCAATGTTAGGCAGACCTGCATTAAGCATGAGCTGAGAACACACATCCAGGCCACAGGAAGCAGTTTACCTTCACAACTTTTTCAGCATCTAAGCCCAAAACGTCTGGGAACACGAGGGACGGAGGGTGGCAGCTCCAAAGCATGCCACTGCGTAGTAGCAATTCATCCCCTAGCAACTTTTGTTTCCATGGCAAACGCTGTCCCGTTTACTTTGTGCTTTACTATTCTCCACAGATCCTGAGAGATGTGACCAGACCAGGCAGATAAAGAGACGAGCACACTCCTTGAAAGACCACCCCATAACTTCTCTAATTACTTTGTAATACTTCttattgaaaacattttaaagggaAACGCAGGACAATTTTGGATAAGCCACTTCTAGTTGACATCACATAGCCACCACTGTGAATTACAAACGTAATTCGCAATTACTCCAGCAGGTTCTCAGAAACACGGTCCCTGCCTTCTCCGGATGTACACACACACCGCGACCCCCGATCCCCCGCTCTAGCGGCAAGATGAGACCCACACGAAGGCTGCACGCCAGCACCGCCACCTCCCGCCGCAGCCCCCGGGCCACCCGCCGCGATCGGACCGGGCCCGGATCGGCCGCGCCGGCCGCCCCCGCAGCCCCGCCCTGTCCTGCCCTACCCCAGCGGCAGCCGCCCTCCGGGCCCTCTCTCAGGCCGCTGCTCCGCGCGGGGCTCTcgctggag
This genomic interval carries:
- the NRSN1 gene encoding neurensin-1; the protein is MSAYADICGSKHVQGSTEGGYQRYGVRSYLHQFYEDCTATIWEYEDDFQIQRSPSRWSSAFWKVGLISGTAFMLIGLMVLVVGFLVPPKIEALGKDDFVVVDTRAIQFNGSLDICKLSGAILFCIGGTAMAACLLMAAFAKSYSKEEKYLQQRFKERIADIKAHANPVTKAPAPGESKIPVTLSKVQNVQPLSQT